A single Methanofollis fontis DNA region contains:
- a CDS encoding RNase P subunit p30 family protein: protein MAYADACVHPYPSGDSSLPRMALEARECGYSIIVSDVGEGEFYGVRAVRGVIVRERTAKDAIRAVRRAPDDAIVSVCAGDAGFTRSMVSFPGVHILKGVHLAGKFAFDHVAARTAAEKGVCVEIDLAPIIAYRGRERQRVLACYADILHLQRRYGFGLCIGSNARSVLGQRSVREASGLCSLFGMREEECIAAFSSVEGLLEPSGPVRVVP from the coding sequence ATGGCGTACGCTGATGCCTGCGTGCATCCCTATCCTTCCGGCGATTCCTCGCTTCCACGCATGGCCCTCGAGGCGCGTGAGTGCGGATATTCGATCATCGTCTCGGATGTCGGGGAAGGGGAGTTTTATGGCGTGCGTGCCGTCCGGGGCGTGATCGTCCGTGAACGAACCGCAAAGGACGCCATCCGGGCGGTGCGGCGGGCGCCCGACGATGCCATCGTCTCGGTGTGTGCGGGCGATGCAGGCTTCACCAGATCGATGGTCTCTTTTCCGGGCGTCCATATCCTCAAGGGGGTGCACCTGGCAGGAAAGTTCGCCTTTGACCATGTGGCGGCGAGGACCGCCGCAGAGAAGGGAGTCTGCGTGGAGATCGACCTTGCGCCCATCATCGCCTATCGCGGTCGGGAGCGGCAGCGGGTGCTCGCATGCTATGCTGACATCCTCCACCTCCAGCGCCGCTACGGTTTCGGGCTCTGCATCGGGAGCAATGCCCGATCGGTCCTCGGTCAGCGGAGCGTCCGGGAGGCATCAGGGCTCTGCTCGCTCTTCGGGATGCGGGAGGAGGAGTGCATCGCCGCCTTCTCCTCGGTTGAGGGGCTGCTTGAGCCCTCAGGGCCGGTGCGGGTGGTGCCATGA
- a CDS encoding 50S ribosomal protein L15e — MAKSMYAYVREAWKNPEKSEVKRLLWERMQTWRREGAVVRIARPTRIDRAHTLGYKAKQGVIVVRARVRRGGRRKSRYIRGRRTARMGMRRITSGKSIQRIAEERSARKYPNMEVLNSYWVGQDGRYKWYEVILVDGSHPSVMSDPHLAWIGQANQRGRADRGKTMAGRKGRGQRRKGTGTEKTRPSIRAHGNRGK; from the coding sequence ATGGCAAAGTCAATGTATGCCTACGTCCGCGAGGCGTGGAAGAACCCGGAGAAATCCGAGGTTAAGCGTCTTCTCTGGGAGCGGATGCAGACCTGGAGGCGGGAGGGTGCGGTGGTCCGCATCGCCCGCCCGACCCGTATCGACCGTGCACACACCCTTGGCTACAAGGCAAAGCAGGGCGTCATCGTCGTCCGTGCCCGCGTCCGCCGCGGCGGTCGCCGCAAGTCCCGCTATATCCGCGGTCGCCGCACCGCCCGGATGGGCATGCGCCGGATCACCTCGGGCAAGAGCATCCAGCGGATCGCCGAGGAGCGCTCCGCCCGGAAGTACCCGAACATGGAGGTGCTCAACTCCTACTGGGTCGGTCAGGACGGCCGCTACAAGTGGTATGAGGTCATCCTGGTCGACGGCAGCCACCCGTCCGTCATGAGCGACCCGCACCTTGCATGGATCGGTCAGGCGAACCAGCGCGGCCGTGCCGACCGCGGTAAGACGATGGCCGGACGCAAGGGCCGCGGCCAGCGCCGCAAGGGCACCGGCACCGAGAAGACCCGCCCGAGCATCCGCGCCCACGGCAACCGCGGAAAGTAA
- the pyrB gene encoding aspartate carbamoyltransferase, with protein MRHIISIREFEKEEIDALLDSAGTIDAGRYDRTALADRILGVLFFEPSTRTRMSFEAAMARLGGRSIDMGGVEASSVSKGETLADTIRVVSGYADAIVLRHPREGAARLAAEFSSVPVLNAGDGAGQHPSQTLIDLYTIRQAMPLDGIDVGLLGDLRYGRTAHSLAYALAEYNATIHTLAPGSLEMPQNVIEGLRDAGVEVVVHTDITEFAHTLDVMYVTRIQRERFPDTASYYAVASSYRVTPELLEGVRERMIVLHPLPRVDEIDSRVDTLPHARYFEQARNGIPIRMALLMEVMG; from the coding sequence ATGCGGCATATCATCTCAATACGGGAATTTGAGAAGGAGGAGATCGATGCCCTCCTCGACAGCGCCGGGACGATCGATGCGGGGCGCTATGACCGCACCGCCCTCGCCGACAGGATCCTGGGGGTGCTCTTCTTCGAGCCCTCCACGCGAACAAGAATGTCGTTTGAGGCGGCGATGGCCCGTCTTGGCGGGCGGTCGATCGACATGGGCGGTGTGGAGGCGAGTTCGGTCTCCAAGGGCGAGACCCTGGCCGACACTATCAGGGTGGTGAGCGGGTATGCCGATGCCATCGTGCTCCGCCACCCCAGGGAGGGGGCGGCGCGCCTTGCGGCCGAGTTCTCCTCGGTGCCGGTGCTGAACGCCGGCGACGGCGCCGGGCAGCACCCCTCCCAGACCCTCATCGACCTCTATACGATCCGGCAGGCGATGCCCCTCGACGGCATCGATGTGGGCCTGCTCGGTGATCTCCGCTACGGGCGGACGGCCCACTCGCTGGCCTATGCCCTGGCCGAGTACAACGCCACCATCCACACCCTCGCTCCCGGGAGCCTTGAGATGCCCCAGAACGTCATCGAGGGCCTCAGGGATGCCGGCGTGGAGGTGGTGGTGCACACCGACATCACGGAGTTTGCGCACACCCTCGACGTGATGTATGTCACCCGCATCCAGCGGGAGCGTTTTCCCGACACCGCTTCCTATTATGCCGTTGCCTCGAGTTACCGGGTGACCCCCGAACTCCTGGAGGGGGTGCGGGAGCGGATGATCGTCCTTCACCCCCTGCCGCGGGTGGACGAGATCGATTCGCGGGTGGACACCCTCCCGCACGCCCGTTACTTTGAACAGGCCAGAAACGGCATCCCGATCCGCATGGCCCTGCTGATGGAGGTGATGGGATGA
- a CDS encoding methyltransferase domain-containing protein translates to MIEAGERLVLVSGTREYYVRAGEGTLSTDLGILDLAALVGGDYGDIVATHLGTEFVVRRPRPTDFFSHASRTGAPMLPKDIGMVIAYTGMNREDTVLDAGTGSGIAAIYFGSIARCVVTCEVRPEFARKAEANIRDAGLDNVEVRACDVLEVEGLFDVVHLDLPVRAEHLAHAHRLLRSGGYCACYTPFLEQMSVAYDAAANLFSEVHTYECMEREMTRGSRGTRPSTRVGHSGYITIARR, encoded by the coding sequence ATGATCGAGGCGGGGGAGCGGCTGGTCCTCGTCTCCGGGACGAGAGAATATTATGTGCGTGCCGGTGAGGGGACGCTCTCCACCGATCTCGGCATACTCGACCTCGCCGCCCTCGTCGGTGGCGACTACGGCGATATCGTCGCCACCCATCTCGGGACGGAGTTTGTGGTCCGCCGCCCCCGCCCGACCGACTTTTTCTCCCATGCCTCCCGGACAGGGGCGCCGATGCTCCCCAAGGACATCGGCATGGTGATCGCCTACACCGGCATGAACCGGGAGGACACCGTCCTTGATGCCGGCACCGGGAGCGGGATTGCGGCGATCTATTTCGGCAGCATCGCACGATGCGTCGTCACCTGCGAGGTCCGCCCCGAGTTCGCCCGAAAGGCGGAGGCGAACATCAGGGATGCCGGGCTTGATAATGTGGAGGTGCGGGCCTGCGACGTGCTCGAGGTCGAGGGTCTCTTTGACGTCGTCCACCTCGACCTGCCGGTGCGGGCCGAGCACCTCGCCCATGCCCACCGCCTCCTGCGGAGCGGGGGCTACTGCGCCTGTTACACCCCGTTTCTCGAGCAGATGTCGGTGGCCTACGACGCCGCCGCAAACCTCTTTTCAGAGGTGCACACCTATGAGTGCATGGAGCGGGAGATGACGCGGGGGTCCCGCGGCACCCGCCCCTCCACGCGTGTCGGTCATTCGGGCTATATCACGATTGCAAGGCGATAA
- a CDS encoding PUA domain-containing protein, translating into MSTKSSGNSAEQQVRTTADFQFGRGAGVALFPAGCRFIRSKTRRVRQVTDGGQRIVTVRARDGRFTLSIEGARRLARAIPPPAYRVEIAAEVTEFIARGKNAFARHVVAADPGIRAGDEVIVVGAGDEVIATGEAVLSGAEMLAFNYGVAVNVRKGGT; encoded by the coding sequence GTGTCAACGAAATCATCAGGAAACAGCGCGGAGCAGCAGGTCAGAACGACTGCTGATTTCCAGTTCGGGCGGGGTGCGGGCGTGGCGCTCTTTCCCGCCGGTTGCCGCTTTATCAGGTCGAAGACCAGACGGGTCCGGCAGGTGACGGACGGCGGGCAGCGGATTGTAACAGTCAGGGCGCGGGACGGGCGGTTCACCCTCAGCATCGAGGGCGCCCGCCGCCTGGCGCGGGCCATCCCCCCGCCGGCCTACCGGGTGGAGATCGCCGCCGAGGTGACCGAGTTCATCGCCCGGGGCAAGAACGCCTTTGCCAGGCATGTGGTGGCGGCTGACCCCGGCATCCGTGCGGGCGACGAGGTGATCGTGGTCGGCGCCGGCGACGAGGTGATCGCCACCGGCGAGGCGGTGCTGTCCGGAGCAGAAATGCTGGCATTTAATTACGGAGTAGCGGTAAACGTAAGGAAAGGAGGAACCTGA
- a CDS encoding NAD(P)H-hydrate dehydratase, with the protein MQDAFSFDLRDLAGFCEGGIITPERMRAVDQNAIALGVPGIRLMEAAAAALAVAVRESDPERVLLLCGRGNNGGDGLAAARHLQDLECTAVIPADGRATPEFLLQREALLHAAVDLREVRTPVEVEALEPLFREADVIVDAMLGTGASGTVRQPLSAMVRLMNESAARVVAADVPTPDARSDLVLAFHRPKTAGARTAGIGIPVAAEICTGPGDLLCLRPKGPTAHKGAGGEVLVVGGGPYQGAPFLAGMAALRAGADIVRVASPVYVPCPDLIHVPLSGTLVGEEHSDLLIPIAERADVVLCGNGLGPGSHGVVKALAPHAKKLVIDADALRTPLPAGAETIYTPHAAEFRRAFGRPLPAGMRERAETVRDAAPEDSAILLKGAVDIISDGRRVRFNRSGCPAMTVGGTGDVLAGVAAALFCRLPAFEAACAAAHANGLAGERAAGGRDAGLIATEMLPWIAEVLYG; encoded by the coding sequence ATGCAGGATGCCTTCTCATTTGATCTCAGGGACCTCGCCGGCTTTTGCGAGGGCGGAATCATCACGCCGGAGCGGATGCGCGCCGTGGACCAGAACGCCATCGCCCTCGGCGTCCCGGGGATCAGGCTGATGGAGGCGGCGGCAGCGGCCCTTGCCGTCGCCGTGAGGGAGTCCGACCCCGAACGGGTGCTCCTGCTCTGCGGGCGCGGCAACAACGGCGGCGACGGTCTGGCGGCCGCCCGTCACCTGCAGGACCTGGAGTGCACGGCGGTCATTCCTGCAGACGGGAGGGCGACACCCGAGTTTCTCCTCCAGAGGGAGGCGCTGCTCCACGCCGCCGTGGACCTCCGGGAGGTGCGGACACCGGTCGAGGTGGAGGCGCTCGAACCCCTCTTCAGGGAGGCCGACGTGATCGTCGACGCCATGCTCGGGACCGGGGCGTCCGGGACGGTGCGCCAGCCCCTCTCCGCCATGGTCCGGCTGATGAACGAGAGCGCCGCCCGGGTGGTGGCGGCCGATGTGCCGACACCTGACGCCCGCTCAGACCTGGTGCTCGCCTTCCACCGCCCGAAGACAGCAGGGGCGCGAACCGCCGGGATCGGCATCCCGGTCGCCGCCGAGATCTGCACCGGCCCGGGCGACCTCCTCTGCCTCCGCCCCAAGGGGCCGACGGCGCACAAGGGGGCAGGCGGCGAGGTGCTCGTCGTGGGCGGCGGCCCCTACCAGGGCGCACCCTTCCTTGCCGGCATGGCTGCACTGCGCGCCGGCGCCGATATCGTGCGGGTGGCCTCGCCGGTCTATGTCCCCTGCCCCGACCTGATCCATGTCCCCCTCTCCGGCACGCTGGTGGGCGAGGAGCACAGCGACCTGCTCATACCCATAGCAGAACGGGCCGATGTGGTGCTCTGCGGGAACGGCCTCGGGCCCGGCAGCCACGGTGTGGTGAAGGCCCTCGCCCCCCATGCGAAAAAACTCGTGATCGACGCCGACGCCCTCCGCACCCCCCTGCCGGCCGGGGCGGAGACGATCTACACCCCGCACGCCGCCGAGTTCAGGCGCGCCTTTGGTCGCCCCCTGCCGGCGGGAATGCGGGAGCGAGCGGAGACGGTGCGCGACGCCGCCCCCGAGGACTCTGCAATCCTCCTCAAGGGGGCCGTCGATATCATCTCCGACGGCAGAAGGGTCCGCTTCAACCGCAGCGGCTGCCCGGCGATGACCGTCGGGGGCACCGGCGACGTGCTCGCCGGGGTGGCGGCCGCCCTCTTCTGCAGGCTCCCGGCCTTTGAGGCCGCCTGCGCTGCCGCCCATGCAAACGGTCTCGCCGGAGAGCGCGCCGCCGGCGGACGGGACGCCGGGCTGATCGCAACAGAGATGCTCCCCTGGATCGCAGAAGTACTCTATGGTTGA
- a CDS encoding Rpp14/Pop5 family protein, translated as MRPRPKALRWKRRYLLVRILPPWQEVDGKALYLAINEAVTSLFGDARAAEIGAAVVRSGDGHAIVRCVRGTEGDLGVACATVTAVGEHPVALRSVATSGTIAALRRRMEGSVHATSPHEERDENGRQMFRYGGHKIDVLQEGNKRQGIIFLSDYTGEEI; from the coding sequence ATGAGGCCGCGACCCAAGGCCCTGCGATGGAAGCGGCGATACCTGCTCGTCCGCATCCTGCCGCCCTGGCAGGAGGTCGACGGTAAGGCCCTCTATCTGGCGATCAATGAGGCGGTCACCAGCCTCTTCGGCGATGCCCGTGCGGCCGAGATCGGTGCCGCCGTCGTCCGGAGCGGCGACGGACATGCGATCGTCCGCTGTGTCCGCGGGACGGAGGGGGATCTCGGCGTGGCCTGCGCAACCGTCACTGCAGTCGGGGAGCACCCTGTCGCCCTCAGGAGTGTCGCCACCTCCGGAACGATCGCCGCGCTCAGGCGGCGGATGGAGGGAAGCGTCCATGCCACGTCCCCGCATGAGGAGAGGGACGAGAACGGAAGGCAGATGTTCCGCTATGGCGGGCATAAAATTGATGTACTGCAAGAGGGTAATAAGAGGCAGGGCATCATCTTTTTGTCAGATTACACAGGAGAGGAGATCTAA
- the psmA gene encoding archaeal proteasome endopeptidase complex subunit alpha, which translates to MQPQYQMGYDRAITVFSPDGRLYQVEYAREAVKRGTTAVGIKCSEGVILLVDKRVSSRLLEPSSIEKIYKIDEHIGVASSGLVGDARLLVDRARVEAQINRVTYDESIDVESLAKKICDHMQVYTQFGGARPYGTALLIAGISEGEVRLFETDPSGTLLEYKATGIGIGRPAAMKIFEEEYDPAMTISGAVHLGLKALHAATEGKFDVGTVEIGVIETQNPVFRKMEPAEVKAFVDEVEFSPSETGADQGE; encoded by the coding sequence ATGCAACCACAATATCAGATGGGATATGACCGGGCCATCACGGTCTTCAGTCCGGACGGCCGCCTCTATCAGGTGGAGTATGCACGCGAGGCGGTGAAGAGGGGGACCACCGCCGTCGGCATCAAGTGCAGCGAGGGTGTGATCCTCCTTGTCGACAAGCGGGTTTCCTCCCGCCTTCTCGAACCCTCGTCGATCGAGAAGATCTACAAGATCGACGAGCATATCGGCGTCGCATCGTCCGGCCTTGTCGGCGATGCCCGCCTGCTGGTGGACCGCGCCCGCGTGGAGGCCCAGATCAACCGCGTCACCTATGACGAGAGCATCGACGTCGAGAGTCTGGCCAAGAAGATCTGCGACCATATGCAGGTCTACACCCAGTTCGGGGGCGCCCGCCCCTACGGCACGGCCCTGCTGATCGCCGGCATCTCCGAAGGCGAGGTCCGCCTCTTCGAGACCGACCCCTCGGGCACGCTCCTCGAGTACAAGGCGACGGGCATCGGTATCGGCCGCCCGGCCGCCATGAAGATCTTCGAGGAGGAGTACGACCCGGCCATGACGATCAGCGGCGCCGTCCATCTCGGCCTGAAGGCCCTGCATGCCGCCACCGAGGGCAAGTTCGATGTCGGCACCGTGGAGATCGGGGTCATCGAGACGCAGAACCCGGTCTTCCGCAAGATGGAACCGGCCGAGGTCAAGGCATTCGTCGACGAGGTCGAGTTCTCGCCATCTGAAACCGGCGCCGACCAGGGTGAGTGA
- a CDS encoding ribosome assembly factor SBDS produces MIPLERAVIARLESHGERFEIGVEPDLAMRIRQGEEIPIEDAVAAESVFESFSHGERASDEALLKVFGTTEFETVARRILSKGEIHLTSDQRRRMIEEKRRKVITFISRNAVNPQTKLPHPPQRIEMAMEEARVNIDPFKHVDELVKDTVKALRPILPIRFEELRLAVRIPADHAPRAYGEMQSAATVEREEWQSDGSWICVCRIPAGIQSEFYAVVNRLSRGEGEVKVLEQVY; encoded by the coding sequence ATGATCCCGCTGGAGCGGGCGGTGATCGCCCGTCTCGAGAGCCATGGCGAACGTTTTGAGATCGGGGTCGAACCCGATCTCGCCATGCGGATCAGGCAGGGCGAGGAGATCCCGATCGAAGACGCTGTTGCCGCCGAATCGGTCTTTGAAAGTTTTTCCCATGGCGAACGCGCCTCGGATGAGGCGCTCCTGAAGGTCTTTGGCACCACCGAATTCGAAACGGTCGCACGCCGGATCCTCAGCAAGGGCGAGATTCACCTGACATCCGACCAGCGGCGCCGGATGATCGAGGAGAAGCGGCGCAAGGTCATCACCTTCATCTCCAGAAACGCCGTCAACCCGCAGACAAAACTCCCCCACCCTCCGCAGCGGATCGAGATGGCGATGGAGGAGGCGCGGGTGAACATCGATCCCTTCAAGCACGTGGACGAACTGGTGAAGGATACGGTGAAGGCCCTGCGCCCGATCCTCCCGATCCGCTTCGAGGAACTCAGACTTGCCGTGCGGATTCCCGCCGACCATGCCCCCCGCGCCTATGGCGAGATGCAGTCGGCGGCAACGGTCGAACGGGAGGAATGGCAGTCGGATGGTTCGTGGATCTGCGTCTGCCGCATCCCGGCGGGTATTCAGTCCGAGTTCTATGCAGTCGTCAACCGTCTCTCCAGGGGGGAGGGAGAGGTGAAGGTGCTGGAGCAAGTATATTAA
- a CDS encoding nascent polypeptide-associated complex protein: MFPGGKINPKKMKQMMKQLGMEMETLEDVRRIVIETGAGDYVFDQAEVVATIMQGVTTYQITGDARFEPAELEIPEDDVKLVMEQTGAGADAAREALKAAGGDIAEAILRLTGA; this comes from the coding sequence GTGTTTCCAGGCGGCAAGATCAATCCAAAGAAAATGAAGCAGATGATGAAGCAGCTCGGCATGGAGATGGAGACCCTGGAGGACGTGCGGCGCATCGTCATCGAGACCGGTGCCGGGGACTATGTCTTCGATCAGGCCGAGGTGGTTGCGACCATCATGCAGGGGGTCACCACCTACCAGATCACCGGTGACGCCCGCTTCGAACCGGCAGAGCTTGAGATCCCTGAAGACGACGTCAAACTGGTGATGGAGCAGACCGGCGCCGGTGCCGACGCTGCCCGGGAGGCATTGAAGGCCGCCGGCGGCGACATCGCAGAGGCGATCCTGCGTCTGACCGGGGCATGA
- a CDS encoding DNA-directed RNA polymerase subunit P has translation MASSYKCARCKQKVEIDQNVRCPYCGHRILFKERGAAIKELKAR, from the coding sequence GTGGCAAGTTCATATAAATGTGCGCGGTGCAAGCAGAAGGTGGAAATCGACCAGAACGTCAGATGCCCCTACTGTGGACACCGCATCCTGTTTAAGGAGCGCGGGGCTGCGATCAAAGAGCTGAAGGCTCGATGA
- a CDS encoding Brix domain-containing protein, producing MTVVTTSRKAANDLRALARHLAFATGARYLPRGKTGFAALSDEAVILFTREHGSVHLQVLEEGDVIHDFTIRRASIIEREGTIQRRLRIADQSVYDVLKVYCDAELTGATEPGIVFDGQQKKRIVLEVGDDA from the coding sequence ATGACCGTCGTCACCACCTCCAGAAAAGCAGCAAATGACCTCCGGGCGCTCGCACGGCACCTCGCCTTTGCGACGGGCGCCCGTTATCTGCCCCGCGGAAAGACCGGTTTTGCGGCGCTTTCCGACGAGGCGGTGATCCTTTTTACGCGGGAGCATGGTTCAGTCCACCTTCAGGTGCTTGAAGAGGGTGATGTGATCCATGATTTCACGATCCGGCGGGCATCGATAATCGAACGGGAGGGCACCATCCAGCGGCGCCTCCGGATTGCCGACCAATCGGTTTATGATGTCCTGAAAGTATATTGTGATGCAGAACTGACCGGGGCGACCGAACCCGGGATCGTCTTCGACGGACAGCAGAAAAAACGGATCGTGCTGGAGGTGGGGGACGATGCATGA
- a CDS encoding 50S ribosomal protein L37ae, which translates to MARRKQKAKGKVTGSAGRFGPRYGRFIRKRVLQVERVQKATHTCPRCDHKAVRRVGTGIWQCRKCGFKFAGGAYAPQTPSLRVALRTIERAIETQE; encoded by the coding sequence ATGGCGAGGCGTAAACAGAAGGCAAAAGGCAAAGTCACCGGAAGTGCAGGGAGATTCGGCCCGAGATACGGCAGATTCATCCGCAAGCGCGTGCTCCAGGTTGAGCGCGTCCAGAAGGCCACGCACACCTGCCCGCGCTGCGACCACAAGGCCGTGCGCCGTGTCGGGACCGGCATCTGGCAGTGTCGCAAGTGCGGCTTCAAGTTCGCTGGCGGCGCCTATGCCCCGCAGACGCCGTCCCTCCGTGTCGCCCTCCGTACCATCGAGCGTGCGATCGAGACCCAGGAGTAA
- the moaC gene encoding cyclic pyranopterin monophosphate synthase MoaC — translation MVEFTHIADDRARMVDVSAKPDVVREAVAAGRIRLRPETLAAIREGTVLKGNVLATARVAATLAVKDTPRIIPMCHPLALGGVEVDFAEVEGAIEARVRVRSYGRTGVEMEALTGVSAALLTVWDMVKSAEKDEDGQYPWTGIEGIAVIEKRKGPAGP, via the coding sequence ATGGTTGAGTTTACCCATATCGCTGATGACCGCGCCCGGATGGTGGACGTTTCGGCAAAGCCCGACGTCGTCAGGGAGGCGGTGGCGGCCGGCCGGATCCGCCTCCGCCCAGAGACGCTGGCGGCGATCCGCGAGGGAACGGTGCTGAAGGGGAACGTGCTGGCCACCGCCCGCGTCGCCGCCACCCTGGCGGTGAAGGACACGCCCCGGATCATCCCGATGTGCCACCCCCTCGCCCTTGGAGGGGTGGAAGTGGACTTTGCAGAGGTCGAAGGCGCCATCGAGGCGAGGGTGCGGGTGCGCTCCTACGGGCGGACCGGCGTTGAGATGGAGGCGCTCACCGGCGTCTCGGCCGCCCTGCTCACCGTCTGGGACATGGTGAAGTCGGCGGAGAAGGACGAAGACGGGCAGTACCCCTGGACCGGGATCGAGGGGATCGCGGTGATCGAGAAGCGGAAGGGGCCGGCCGGACCGTGA
- a CDS encoding KEOPS complex subunit Pcc1, with amino-acid sequence MHEAVFSFTSPQATLLHRVLAPEAGEVAGSRSCEEVMLEGDDRLVLRVQAADVHALRAALNMWLRLITVADELQEMIIHE; translated from the coding sequence ATGCATGAGGCAGTCTTCTCCTTCACCTCCCCGCAGGCGACCCTCCTCCACCGCGTCCTCGCCCCTGAGGCCGGTGAGGTGGCGGGGTCGCGGTCCTGTGAGGAGGTCATGCTGGAGGGGGATGATCGCCTTGTTCTCAGGGTGCAGGCGGCCGATGTCCATGCCCTTCGGGCGGCCCTGAACATGTGGCTCCGGTTGATAACCGTTGCAGACGAATTACAGGAGATGATCATACATGAGTAG
- a CDS encoding single-stranded-DNA-specific exonuclease RecJ, translating into MSLEGDVRTATEQILGAEQVTVISHIDADGITSMSILMQAITRAGIEATPVFVRQLEPLMMHRVPEDDSLKVFSDLGAGQQNLLEERGLTADEVVIVDHHVTQDVDTPYLQVNALPYGHTKFSAAGAAYLVAESIDADNRDLAKLAVIGNVGDMMAREDCGLIGLAREIAGEGIAYGNVEARRDLNCYGISTRPLATAIAYTDDPHIEGITTSPPAVRRLLKDIGVPERTARGRLRVWEDLSADERQAVTSALAEQIVAHGGSVERLCAEVYLFPDEAERTALHNAAEYSTLLNACGRWARPDVGSAICAGDRGEALREAEHMLSHHRSTIRELMNHIIEHGVTEGEGVQHLHVGDRFPDTVVGIGAGMALSRLNRDKPILVMCSLPEDSTLTKVSMRATDAMVASGIDLQEALVEACGPFGGAAGGHAIAAGAYIPQKMEKEFVSRVNEIIRKQRGAAGQNDC; encoded by the coding sequence ATGAGTCTTGAGGGCGACGTGCGGACGGCAACCGAGCAGATCCTCGGGGCCGAACAGGTGACGGTCATCTCGCATATCGATGCCGATGGGATCACGAGCATGTCGATCCTGATGCAGGCGATCACCCGCGCCGGTATCGAGGCGACGCCGGTGTTCGTCCGGCAGCTCGAACCCCTGATGATGCACCGGGTGCCGGAGGACGACTCCCTCAAGGTATTCTCCGATCTCGGTGCCGGCCAGCAGAACCTGCTCGAGGAGCGCGGCCTCACCGCCGATGAGGTGGTGATCGTGGACCATCATGTGACGCAGGACGTGGACACCCCCTATCTGCAGGTGAACGCCCTGCCCTACGGCCATACAAAGTTCTCCGCGGCCGGTGCCGCCTACCTGGTGGCGGAGTCGATCGACGCCGACAACCGCGACCTGGCCAAACTCGCCGTGATCGGGAATGTGGGGGACATGATGGCGCGTGAGGACTGCGGGCTCATCGGGCTGGCGCGGGAGATCGCCGGGGAGGGGATCGCCTACGGCAATGTCGAGGCCCGCCGCGACCTCAACTGTTACGGGATCTCCACCCGCCCCCTGGCCACGGCGATCGCCTACACCGACGATCCCCATATCGAGGGGATCACCACCAGTCCGCCGGCGGTCCGCCGCCTGCTCAAGGATATCGGCGTGCCCGAACGGACCGCCCGGGGCCGCCTGCGGGTCTGGGAGGACCTTTCCGCGGACGAGCGGCAGGCGGTGACCTCCGCCCTCGCCGAGCAGATCGTCGCCCACGGCGGGAGCGTCGAACGGCTCTGCGCCGAGGTATATCTCTTCCCGGACGAGGCAGAACGGACGGCCCTGCACAACGCCGCCGAGTACTCCACCCTGCTGAACGCCTGCGGGCGCTGGGCGCGGCCCGACGTGGGGAGCGCCATCTGCGCCGGCGACCGGGGGGAGGCGCTCCGGGAGGCTGAGCACATGCTCAGCCACCACCGCTCGACGATCCGGGAACTGATGAACCATATTATTGAGCATGGGGTGACCGAGGGTGAGGGCGTGCAGCACCTCCATGTCGGCGACAGGTTCCCGGACACGGTCGTCGGGATCGGGGCCGGCATGGCGCTCTCGCGGCTGAACCGGGACAAGCCGATCCTGGTGATGTGCTCCCTCCCCGAGGATTCGACGCTCACCAAGGTCTCGATGCGGGCGACCGATGCGATGGTGGCGTCAGGCATCGACCTGCAGGAGGCGCTGGTGGAGGCCTGCGGTCCCTTCGGCGGTGCCGCCGGCGGTCATGCCATCGCGGCCGGGGCCTATATCCCGCAGAAAATGGAAAAGGAGTTTGTTTCTCGTGTCAACGAAATCATCAGGAAACAGCGCGGAGCAGCAGGTCAGAACGACTGCTGA